The Pseudanabaena galeata CCNP1313 genome includes a region encoding these proteins:
- the guaD gene encoding guanine deaminase has product MQHHSIKGFRASFLDAIADPFYAPESDCIRYFSDGLLIVENGKVKDLGNYQDLQAKYVDLPITEYRDRLIVSGFIDTHIHFPQTEMIASYGEQLLEWLSTYTFPTERKFADRNYALEIASIFLNELLRNGTTTALVFTAVFPQSTDAFFEEAQRRNLRMIAGKVMMDRNAPEFLRDTALSSYLETKQLIEKWHKCDRLLYAVTPRFALTSTPEQLTNISKLLQEYPDVYLHTHLSENVKEVEAVVAEFPESDGYLDVYDRAGLVTERSVFAHGVQLTDREFTRLSEAKSAIAFCPTSNLFLGSGLFKLEKAKSSETPVKVGLGTDVGAGTSFSILKTASAAYQVAQLRSQKLSAFQALFLATLGGARALCLEDKLGNFEIGKEADFVVLNLHSTPIMALRNQSSEAIAPTLAEISDQLFATIIMGDDRAIAATYIMGKLAHEA; this is encoded by the coding sequence ATGCAACATCACTCTATCAAAGGATTTCGAGCCAGCTTTCTAGATGCGATCGCTGATCCATTCTATGCCCCAGAATCTGATTGTATCCGCTACTTTTCCGATGGTTTGCTGATAGTTGAAAATGGCAAAGTCAAAGATTTAGGTAACTACCAAGATCTGCAAGCTAAATATGTAGATCTTCCAATTACAGAGTATCGTGATCGCCTAATTGTCTCAGGATTCATTGATACGCATATTCATTTCCCACAGACAGAAATGATTGCTTCCTATGGCGAGCAGTTATTAGAATGGCTAAGTACCTATACATTCCCGACAGAGCGAAAGTTTGCCGATCGCAACTATGCCCTAGAGATTGCCTCTATTTTTCTCAATGAGTTATTGCGAAATGGAACTACAACTGCCTTGGTATTTACCGCAGTATTCCCACAATCAACGGATGCTTTTTTTGAAGAAGCACAGCGTCGTAATTTGCGGATGATTGCTGGCAAAGTAATGATGGATCGTAATGCTCCAGAGTTTTTAAGAGATACAGCCTTATCTTCGTATCTAGAAACTAAGCAGTTAATTGAGAAGTGGCATAAGTGCGATCGCTTACTTTATGCTGTTACCCCAAGATTTGCGCTGACATCAACCCCAGAACAATTAACTAATATCAGTAAACTTTTGCAGGAATATCCTGATGTTTATTTACATACGCATCTTTCAGAGAATGTAAAAGAAGTAGAAGCGGTTGTTGCTGAGTTCCCTGAAAGCGATGGTTATCTAGATGTCTACGATCGAGCAGGTTTAGTCACTGAAAGATCGGTATTTGCTCATGGAGTCCAACTTACCGATCGCGAATTTACCAGATTATCAGAAGCAAAATCGGCGATCGCCTTTTGCCCAACTTCTAATCTATTTTTGGGGAGCGGACTATTCAAATTAGAGAAAGCTAAATCTTCAGAAACTCCTGTGAAAGTTGGCTTAGGAACCGATGTCGGTGCAGGAACTAGTTTTTCAATTTTGAAAACTGCTAGTGCAGCTTATCAAGTTGCTCAATTGCGATCGCAAAAATTATCAGCGTTTCAAGCACTATTTTTAGCGACTTTGGGGGGAGCAAGAGCGTTATGTCTTGAGGATAAATTAGGTAATTTTGAAATTGGGAAAGAAGCTGATTTTGTGGTGCTAAATCTGCACTCAACACCAATTATGGCGTTAAGAAATCAATCTTCAGAAGCGATCGCCCCAACACTTGCCGAAATCTCCGATCAACTATTTGCGACGATCATTATGGGCGACGATCGGGCGATCGCCGCGACTTACATCATGGGCAAATTAGCTCACGAAGCATAA
- a CDS encoding ribonuclease D, with product MKMPAFKIFDNDIDFETLQEYLGCEAIAIDTETMGLIPRRDRLCLIQICNDDETVSLVRIAQGIKDAPNLKYLFESPEVNKVFHFARFDVAMLEAHLGIATHPIFCTKIASKLARTYTDKHGLKELVRELEKIELDKTSQSSDWGNVQVLSEAQLQYAANDVRYLLSVYRKLIDMLIRENRYDLAKACFAHIPTLVYLDLLGYADVFAH from the coding sequence ATTAAGATGCCTGCTTTTAAAATTTTTGATAACGATATTGATTTTGAAACTCTTCAAGAATATCTTGGCTGTGAGGCGATCGCCATTGATACTGAAACTATGGGATTGATTCCCAGACGCGATCGCCTATGTTTAATTCAAATTTGTAATGACGATGAAACTGTAAGTTTAGTCAGAATTGCACAGGGTATCAAAGATGCGCCCAACCTTAAGTATTTGTTTGAATCGCCTGAAGTTAATAAGGTCTTTCATTTTGCAAGGTTTGATGTAGCGATGCTGGAAGCCCATCTCGGCATTGCCACGCATCCAATTTTCTGCACTAAAATTGCTAGCAAACTGGCTAGGACATATACCGACAAGCATGGTTTAAAGGAATTGGTCCGCGAACTTGAAAAGATTGAACTAGATAAAACTTCGCAATCATCAGACTGGGGAAATGTTCAAGTTCTGTCAGAAGCCCAACTACAGTATGCAGCTAATGACGTTCGATATTTATTATCTGTTTATCGAAAACTAATTGATATGCTGATTCGAGAAAATCGCTATGATTTAGCGAAAGCCTGCTTTGCCCATATTCCTACCCTTGTTTATTTAGATTTACTAGGATATGCGGATGTTTTTGCCCATTAG